Proteins co-encoded in one Acidimicrobiales bacterium genomic window:
- a CDS encoding alpha-ketoglutarate-dependent dioxygenase AlkB, giving the protein MGPRQSPQLAFQPSLLDAGPDAGVDVDESFEGLARVQLDPTSWVDHQPGWVASSDRLFADLVASKAWDQRRRHMYGQVVEEPRLTSWWRAESGLPLDPPVLERMRAVLSARYGVDLDSMGLNLYRDGRDSVAWHGDHIAREIAEPVVAIVSVGQPRAFLLRPAPHNRDGPAGGRRTLTFHLGRGDLLVTGGACQRRWQHTVPKVAQAGPRISITFRHGLDSRAYPA; this is encoded by the coding sequence ATGGGACCCCGCCAGTCGCCGCAGCTCGCGTTCCAGCCCTCGCTGCTCGACGCCGGGCCCGACGCCGGCGTCGACGTCGACGAGTCGTTCGAGGGCCTGGCCCGAGTGCAGCTCGACCCCACGTCGTGGGTCGACCACCAGCCCGGATGGGTGGCGAGCTCGGACCGGCTGTTCGCCGACCTGGTCGCCTCGAAGGCGTGGGACCAGCGCCGGCGGCACATGTACGGGCAGGTGGTGGAGGAGCCGCGCCTCACGTCGTGGTGGCGGGCCGAGTCGGGCCTTCCGCTCGACCCGCCCGTGCTGGAGCGCATGCGCGCCGTCCTGTCGGCCCGCTACGGCGTCGATCTGGACTCCATGGGCCTCAACCTCTACCGGGACGGCCGGGACAGCGTGGCGTGGCACGGGGACCACATCGCCCGGGAGATCGCCGAGCCGGTGGTCGCCATCGTCTCCGTCGGCCAGCCCCGGGCCTTCCTGCTGCGCCCCGCACCGCACAACCGCGACGGGCCGGCGGGAGGGCGCCGGACGCTCACCTTCCACCTCGGCCGAGGCGACCTCCTGGTGACGGGGGGCGCCTGCCAGCGCCGCTGGCAGCACACCGTCCCCAAGGTAGCGCAGGCCGGCCCCCGCATCAGCATCACCTTCCGCCACGGCCTGGATTCCCGGGCCTATCCCGCATAG
- a CDS encoding orotate phosphoribosyltransferase, with protein sequence MTGAPMASLRDQVVEIVRARGLLRLEEPIVLRSGQLSRDFVDGKAALSRGADLEVACRAFLEAVDGIEFDAVGGLTMGADHLAHGIALLSGAEWFVVRKEPKGRGTDRLVEGARVGAGTRVLLVDDAVTTGGSVQKAHDAIVALGATVVGAATLVDRGEVAAAYFTAKGIPYLALVTYRDLGIEPVGGGLVPA encoded by the coding sequence ATGACGGGAGCACCCATGGCCAGCCTGCGGGACCAGGTCGTCGAGATCGTGCGGGCCCGGGGGCTGCTGCGCCTGGAGGAGCCGATCGTGCTGCGGTCGGGCCAGCTCAGCCGGGACTTCGTGGACGGCAAGGCCGCCCTGTCGCGCGGCGCCGACCTGGAGGTCGCCTGCCGGGCGTTCCTGGAGGCGGTCGACGGCATCGAGTTCGACGCCGTGGGCGGGCTCACCATGGGCGCAGACCACCTGGCCCACGGCATCGCCCTGCTGTCGGGAGCCGAGTGGTTCGTGGTTCGCAAGGAGCCCAAGGGCCGCGGCACCGACCGGCTGGTGGAGGGTGCCCGGGTCGGGGCCGGGACGCGGGTCCTCCTGGTGGACGACGCCGTCACCACCGGCGGGTCGGTCCAGAAGGCCCACGACGCCATCGTCGCCCTCGGCGCCACCGTCGTCGGAGCGGCCACCCTGGTCGACCGGGGGGAAGTCGCGGCCGCCTACTTCACAGCCAAGGGCATCCCCTACCTGGCCCTCGTCACCTACCGCGACCTCGGCATCGAGCCGGTCGGCGGAGGCCTCGTCCCGGCGTAG
- a CDS encoding SRPBCC family protein produces the protein MGTVRKSITVDLPVTTVYNQWTQFEDFPEFMEGVESVTQLDDTRLHWVAEIGGTRREWDAQIVDQTPDTRIAWQAIGGKTNAGAVSFRQAGPQRTEIELQIDYETEGLKEKAGDALGIIDRRVEGDLERFKKFIESRGAETGAWRGNV, from the coding sequence ATGGGTACCGTGCGCAAGTCGATCACCGTCGATCTTCCCGTGACCACCGTCTACAACCAGTGGACGCAGTTCGAGGACTTCCCCGAGTTCATGGAGGGCGTGGAGTCCGTCACCCAGCTGGACGACACCCGCCTCCACTGGGTCGCCGAGATCGGTGGCACCCGCCGCGAGTGGGACGCCCAGATCGTCGACCAGACCCCTGACACCCGCATCGCCTGGCAGGCCATCGGCGGCAAGACCAACGCCGGGGCGGTCAGCTTCCGCCAGGCCGGCCCCCAGCGGACCGAGATCGAGCTCCAGATCGACTACGAGACCGAGGGGCTCAAGGAGAAGGCCGGTGACGCCCTCGGGATCATCGACCGCCGGGTCGAGGGCGACCTCGAGCGGTTCAAGAAGTTCATCGAGTCGCGCGGCGCCGAGACCGGCGCCTGGCGGGGCAACGTCTGA
- the nirB gene encoding nitrite reductase large subunit NirB, producing MKDRRTLVVAGNGMVGHKLLELLVERGATAEWDIVTFCEEARPAYDRVGLSSWFNGTSADDLSLVAPGFFESAGLEVHVGDAVASIDREAGKVVSRQGTAIAYDAVVLATGSYPFVPPVPGKDLPGCHVYRTLDDLEALKADAAGCRVGAVVGGGLLGLEAANALRSLGLETHVVEFAPRLMPVQVDDGGGAALRRRIEDLGVHVHTGMATTDIVAGPDGRVAAMRFAAEDADDLAIDLVVFSAGIRPRDELARAAGLEVGERGGVVVDEACRTSDPAIFAIGECAIAAGRIWGLVAPGYQMARVVADRLLGGDTVFAGADLSTKLKLMGIDVASFGDAFAATPGAESIVFSDAVSNVYKRLVVDSTGTRVLGGILVGDASMYQTLVQMARGDMPTPERPGQLVLPESTGAGAATVGVDALADTATVCSCNSVSKGAIRAVVAGGVADVAGVKACTAAGTGCGGCVPLVTELVKCELRKKGVEVRNHLCEHFDHSRQELFDIVRVNRYTSFSEVLAHHGRGLGCEICKPAVASMFATLGVNGGYILEPRQAPLQDTNDHFLANIQRDGTYSVIPRVPGGEITPDQLITIGEVAREFGLYCKITGGQRIDLLGARVDQLPSIWARLIAAGMESGHAYGKALRTVKSCVGSTWCRYGVQDSTGMAIELELRYRGLRAPHKIKSAVSGCTRECAEAQSKDFGVIATEKGWNLYVCGNGGMRPRHADLLAADLDSATLVRYIDRFLMFYIRTADRLERTSVWLEKLEGGIDHLRAVVVDDVLGLAQELEADMARHVESYRCEWRATVEDPERMRRFRTFVNSDEPDPNVVFVAERGQRRPAFPHEKQEVVLS from the coding sequence GTGAAGGACCGCCGCACCCTGGTCGTGGCCGGCAACGGCATGGTCGGCCACAAGCTGCTCGAGCTGCTGGTCGAGCGGGGCGCCACCGCCGAGTGGGACATCGTCACCTTCTGCGAGGAGGCCCGCCCCGCCTACGACCGGGTCGGACTCAGCTCGTGGTTCAACGGCACCTCGGCCGACGACCTGTCCCTCGTCGCCCCCGGGTTCTTCGAGTCGGCCGGGCTGGAGGTCCACGTGGGCGACGCCGTCGCCTCCATCGACCGGGAGGCCGGCAAGGTCGTGTCCCGCCAGGGGACGGCCATCGCCTACGACGCCGTCGTGCTCGCCACCGGCTCGTACCCCTTCGTGCCGCCCGTTCCCGGAAAGGACCTGCCCGGATGCCACGTCTACCGGACCCTCGACGACCTCGAGGCGCTGAAGGCGGACGCCGCCGGGTGCCGGGTGGGCGCCGTGGTCGGCGGCGGGCTCCTCGGGCTGGAGGCGGCCAACGCCCTCCGCAGCCTCGGCCTGGAGACCCACGTCGTCGAGTTCGCGCCGCGGCTGATGCCGGTGCAGGTCGACGACGGGGGTGGCGCTGCCCTGCGCCGGCGCATCGAGGACCTGGGCGTGCACGTCCACACGGGGATGGCGACGACCGACATCGTGGCCGGCCCCGACGGCCGGGTGGCCGCCATGCGCTTCGCCGCCGAGGACGCCGACGACCTGGCCATCGACCTGGTGGTGTTCTCCGCCGGCATCCGCCCCCGTGACGAGCTCGCCCGGGCCGCCGGCCTCGAGGTGGGCGAGAGGGGCGGCGTGGTGGTGGACGAGGCGTGCCGCACGTCCGACCCCGCCATCTTCGCCATCGGCGAGTGCGCCATCGCCGCCGGCCGCATCTGGGGGCTGGTCGCCCCCGGCTACCAGATGGCCCGGGTGGTGGCCGACCGGCTGCTCGGGGGCGACACCGTGTTCGCGGGCGCCGACCTGTCCACCAAGCTCAAGCTGATGGGGATCGACGTCGCCAGCTTCGGCGACGCCTTCGCCGCCACCCCCGGCGCCGAGTCGATCGTGTTCTCCGACGCCGTCTCCAACGTCTACAAGCGCCTGGTGGTGGACTCCACGGGCACCCGGGTGCTGGGCGGGATCCTGGTGGGCGACGCCTCGATGTACCAGACGCTGGTGCAGATGGCGAGGGGCGACATGCCCACGCCCGAGCGTCCCGGCCAGCTGGTCCTGCCCGAGTCCACCGGGGCCGGCGCGGCGACGGTGGGCGTCGACGCCCTGGCCGACACCGCCACCGTGTGCTCGTGCAACAGCGTCTCCAAGGGCGCCATACGAGCGGTGGTGGCGGGAGGCGTGGCCGACGTCGCCGGCGTCAAGGCGTGCACGGCGGCCGGCACGGGGTGCGGCGGTTGCGTCCCCCTCGTCACCGAGCTGGTGAAGTGCGAGCTGCGCAAGAAGGGCGTCGAGGTCCGCAACCACCTGTGCGAGCACTTCGACCACAGCCGCCAGGAGCTGTTCGACATCGTGCGGGTCAACCGCTACACGTCGTTCTCCGAGGTGCTGGCCCACCACGGGCGGGGCCTGGGCTGCGAGATCTGCAAGCCGGCCGTCGCCTCCATGTTCGCCACCCTCGGCGTGAACGGCGGCTACATCCTCGAGCCCCGCCAGGCGCCCCTCCAGGACACCAACGACCACTTCCTGGCCAACATCCAGCGCGACGGCACCTACTCGGTGATCCCGCGCGTGCCGGGCGGCGAGATCACCCCCGACCAGCTGATCACCATCGGCGAGGTGGCCAGGGAGTTCGGCCTGTACTGCAAGATCACCGGCGGCCAGCGCATCGACCTGCTCGGCGCCCGGGTCGACCAGCTGCCCTCCATCTGGGCCCGCCTGATCGCCGCCGGCATGGAGTCGGGCCACGCCTACGGCAAGGCCCTGCGCACGGTGAAGTCGTGCGTCGGCAGCACGTGGTGCCGCTACGGCGTGCAGGACTCGACCGGCATGGCCATCGAGCTGGAGCTGCGCTACCGGGGCCTGCGGGCCCCCCACAAGATCAAGTCGGCGGTGTCGGGGTGCACCCGCGAGTGCGCCGAGGCCCAGAGCAAGGACTTCGGCGTCATCGCCACCGAGAAGGGCTGGAACCTCTACGTGTGCGGCAACGGCGGCATGCGCCCCCGCCACGCCGACCTGCTGGCCGCCGACCTCGACTCGGCGACGCTGGTCCGCTACATCGACCGCTTCTTGATGTTCTACATCCGCACGGCCGACCGCCTGGAGCGCACGTCGGTGTGGCTGGAGAAGCTGGAGGGCGGCATCGACCACCTGCGCGCCGTGGTGGTCGACGACGTGCTGGGCCTGGCCCAGGAGTTGGAGGCCGACATGGCCCGCCACGTGGAGAGCTACCGCTGCGAGTGGCGGGCCACCGTCGAGGACCCGGAGAGGATGCGGCGCTTCCGGACCTTCGTGAACTCCGACGAGCCCGATCCCAACGTCGTCTTCGTCGCCGAGCGGGGCCAGCGCCGGCCCGCCTTTCCCCACGAGAAGCAGGAGGTGGTGCTGTCATGA
- a CDS encoding SRPBCC family protein, with product LHSPIRVMSVTIDHSTAGSAPTRTRRDPAAPDDGGVASGSVGGAMTGDGRTGQASVTVGADPAVLWSMVTDITRMGEWSPENEGGEWIDGATGAVVGARFKGRNRRGRSKWSTTCEVTEAEPGRSFAFRTLSSKTEWRYRFEAVDGGTLVIESFEMDKPLGPFSRWLTKVTTGVTDRRADMEDGVRSTLARLKAAAEADRRP from the coding sequence GGCTCCACTCGCCCATCCGGGTGATGTCCGTGACCATCGACCACAGCACCGCCGGGTCGGCGCCCACCCGGACCCGGCGTGACCCCGCCGCGCCCGACGACGGAGGCGTAGCGTCCGGGAGCGTGGGGGGCGCCATGACGGGTGACGGGCGGACGGGCCAGGCCAGCGTGACGGTGGGCGCCGACCCGGCGGTGCTGTGGTCGATGGTCACGGACATCACCCGGATGGGCGAGTGGAGCCCGGAGAACGAGGGCGGCGAGTGGATCGACGGTGCCACCGGCGCCGTCGTGGGTGCCCGGTTCAAGGGCCGGAACCGGCGCGGGAGGTCGAAGTGGTCCACGACCTGTGAGGTGACCGAGGCCGAGCCGGGCCGCAGCTTCGCCTTCCGGACGCTCAGCTCCAAGACCGAGTGGCGGTACCGCTTCGAAGCCGTCGACGGCGGCACCCTCGTCATCGAATCGTTCGAGATGGACAAACCGCTCGGCCCGTTCTCCCGCTGGCTCACCAAGGTGACGACGGGCGTGACCGACCGGCGGGCCGACATGGAGGACGGGGTCAGGTCCACGCTGGCCCGGCTCAAGGCCGCCGCCGAGGCCGACCGCCGCCCCTGA